The proteins below come from a single Aegilops tauschii subsp. strangulata cultivar AL8/78 chromosome 6, Aet v6.0, whole genome shotgun sequence genomic window:
- the LOC109775104 gene encoding dehydrin COR410, with protein MEDERSTQSYQGGEAAEQVEVTDRGLLGNLLGKKKAEEDKEKEEELVTGMEKVSVEEPEVKKEEHEDGEKKETLFSKLHRSSSSSSSSSDEEEEEVIDDNGEVIKRKKKKGLKEKLQGKLPGHKDTEGEHVTGLPAPAAPASVQTHGGHHDTDVVVEKIDGDVKTEAAPAVPEEEKKGFLEKIKEKLPGGHKKPEDAAAVPVTHAAPAPVHAPAPAPEEVSSPDAKEKKGLLGKIMDKLPGYHKTGEEDKAAAATGEHKPSA; from the exons ATGGAGGATGAGAGGAGCACCCAGTCGTACCAGGGAGGTGAGGCCGCCGAGCAGGTGGAGGTGACGGACAGGGGCCTCCTCGGCAACCTCCTCGGCAAGAAGAAGGCTGAGGAGGacaaggagaaggaggaggagctGGTCACCGGCATGGAGAAGGTCTCCGTGGAAGAGCCCGAGGTCAAGAAGGAGGAGCACGAGGATGGCGAGAAGAAGGAGACCCTCTTCTCCAAGCTGCACCGATCCAGCTCCAGCTCCAGCTCG TCTAGTgacgaggaagaagaggaggtgaTCGATGACAACGGCGAGGTGatcaagaggaagaagaagaaggggctcAAGGAAAAGCTCCAGGGGAAGCTGCCCGGCCACAAGGACACCGAGGGTGAGCACGTGACGGGGCTACCGGCACCGGCGGCCCCCGCGTCTGTGCAGACCCACGGCGGCCACCATGACACCGACGTCGTCGTCGAGAAGATCGACGGCGACGTGAAGACAGAGGCGGCACCGGCAGTGCCCGAGGAGGAGAAGAAAGGCTTCTTGGAAAAGATCAAGGAGAAGCTGCCCGGCGGCCACAAGAAGCCGGAGGACGCTGCTGCGGTGCCCGTCACGCACGCTGCTCCAGCACCAGTGCacgcgccggcgccggcccccGAGGAGGTGAGCAGCCCTGACGCGAAGGAGAAGAAGGGCCTGCTGGGCAAGATCATGGACAAGCTGCCTGGTTACCACAAGACAGGGGAGGAGGACAAGGCCGCCGCCGCTACAGGCGAGCACAAGCCCAGCGCTTGA